A DNA window from Aestuariispira ectoiniformans contains the following coding sequences:
- a CDS encoding LysR family transcriptional regulator codes for MDIRQLQYLIALAQEQHFTRAAKACNITQPTLSGRIRQLEKELGVPIVTRGHRFHGLTEEGMRIVAWAQRIVEHCDGMREELAALSGDLRGRITLGAIPSALPMIPILTEPLRQSFPQVGFTILSRSSDEIARQLEDFSIDAGVTYLDNEPVEKSLTCPLYKERYRLFVHESHAFAGRDKVSWEEAAGLNLCALTPDMQNRRIVDAAFRQMNCLPEPEIESNSINNLCCYVQTGAYAAVLPENQLNVVGETGGLRAIPLEQPTVEHVVGLVVHDRDPLPILVASLADTARKFGGMLK; via the coding sequence ATGGATATTCGCCAGCTCCAATATCTGATTGCCCTTGCACAGGAACAGCATTTCACCCGTGCGGCCAAGGCCTGCAATATTACCCAGCCCACATTATCGGGCCGTATCAGGCAGTTGGAAAAGGAACTGGGCGTTCCCATCGTCACACGCGGCCATCGTTTCCACGGTCTCACCGAAGAGGGCATGCGCATTGTCGCCTGGGCCCAGCGTATCGTCGAACATTGCGACGGCATGCGCGAGGAACTGGCAGCCCTTTCCGGAGACCTGCGCGGTCGTATCACCCTGGGGGCCATTCCCTCGGCACTGCCCATGATTCCCATCCTGACCGAACCCCTGCGCCAGTCCTTTCCCCAGGTCGGCTTTACCATCCTGTCACGCAGCTCCGACGAAATTGCCCGCCAACTGGAAGATTTCTCGATCGACGCCGGCGTGACCTATCTGGATAACGAACCAGTGGAAAAAAGCCTGACCTGTCCACTCTACAAGGAACGCTATCGCCTGTTTGTTCATGAGAGCCACGCATTTGCCGGGCGGGACAAGGTCTCCTGGGAAGAGGCCGCCGGTCTCAATCTCTGTGCGCTGACACCGGACATGCAAAACCGCAGGATCGTCGATGCGGCCTTCCGTCAGATGAACTGCCTGCCAGAACCGGAGATCGAGAGCAATTCGATCAACAATCTGTGCTGCTATGTCCAGACCGGCGCCTATGCCGCCGTGTTGCCGGAAAACCAGTTGAATGTGGTGGGCGAGACAGGGGGCCTGCGCGCGATCCCCCTGGAACAGCCAACCGTTGAACATGTTGTCGGCCTGGTAGTCCACGATCGCGATCCCCTGCCGATCCTTGTCGCCTCCCTCGCAGACACGGCCAGAAAATTTGGCGGAATGCTAAAGTGA
- a CDS encoding formate dehydrogenase subunit delta, which translates to MKQAELVRMANQIADFFKAYPQEQAIDSVAQHVVDFWDPRMKADIGTIVAQDNSGLSDLARAGLEKTLS; encoded by the coding sequence ATGAAACAGGCAGAACTGGTCCGTATGGCCAACCAGATTGCAGACTTTTTCAAAGCCTACCCCCAGGAACAGGCAATCGACAGCGTTGCCCAGCATGTCGTGGATTTCTGGGACCCGCGCATGAAAGCCGATATCGGCACCATCGTGGCGCAGGACAACAGCGGCCTGTCCGATCTTGCCCGGGCCGGACTGGAAAAAACGCTGTCATAG
- a CDS encoding formate dehydrogenase beta subunit, which produces MTLTVYIPDDAAALSVGADDVVAALQTAAVSKNIDLTVIRNGSRGMLWAEPLVEQVTDKGRMAFGPVSPEDADALLDAMVNDSDHPLSLGPTDEIPYFKDQERLTFARVGLIDPLNLGDFEANGGLAGLKAALALDPADICGIVTESGLRGRGGAGFPAGIKWKTVHDQDVDQKYICCNADEGDSGTFADRMLMEGDPFSLIEGMIIAGLATKATQGIVYIRSEYPHAIAKMQRAIDVMEEAGWLGDNINGSGKAFSLKLRKGAGAYICGEESSMLNSIEGKRGTVRSKPPIPAIQGLFGKPTIVNNVLTLATAPIILARGADFYKNYGMGRSTGTQAFQLAGNIKRGGLVEKAFGVTIRELIEGYGEGTASGRPFRTAQLGGPLGAYVSDDMLDLPMDYETLAQNKAMLGHGGITVFDETVDMAEMARFAFEFCQIESCGKCTPCRIGAVRGRETVEKVLRGEDVARNIALIEDLCEVMTDGSLCAMGGLTPMPVLSALRLFPQDFDRAPALAAE; this is translated from the coding sequence ATGACACTGACAGTTTACATTCCCGATGACGCCGCCGCCCTCTCCGTTGGTGCCGACGACGTGGTCGCCGCATTACAGACAGCGGCTGTCTCAAAAAACATCGACCTGACCGTGATCCGCAACGGCTCCCGCGGGATGCTCTGGGCAGAGCCTCTGGTCGAACAGGTGACCGACAAAGGCCGCATGGCCTTCGGGCCGGTATCTCCGGAAGACGCAGACGCCCTGCTGGACGCCATGGTAAATGACAGCGACCACCCGCTGTCGCTGGGGCCAACCGACGAAATCCCGTATTTCAAGGATCAGGAACGCCTGACCTTCGCCCGTGTCGGCCTGATCGATCCGCTGAACCTGGGTGATTTCGAGGCCAATGGCGGATTGGCAGGGCTCAAAGCCGCGCTTGCATTGGACCCGGCTGACATCTGCGGCATCGTTACAGAATCCGGCCTGCGCGGCCGTGGCGGTGCGGGCTTCCCGGCGGGAATCAAATGGAAAACCGTCCATGATCAGGACGTGGACCAGAAATACATCTGCTGTAACGCCGACGAGGGCGACAGCGGCACCTTCGCCGACCGCATGCTGATGGAGGGCGACCCCTTCTCCCTGATCGAAGGCATGATCATCGCCGGTCTCGCCACCAAGGCGACCCAGGGCATTGTCTATATCCGCTCCGAATACCCGCATGCCATCGCCAAGATGCAGCGCGCCATCGACGTGATGGAAGAGGCCGGTTGGCTGGGCGACAACATCAATGGCAGCGGCAAGGCCTTCAGCCTCAAGCTCCGCAAGGGTGCTGGCGCTTATATCTGTGGCGAGGAAAGCTCCATGCTGAACAGCATAGAGGGCAAACGCGGCACCGTGCGATCCAAGCCGCCGATCCCCGCAATCCAGGGCCTGTTCGGCAAACCGACCATCGTCAACAATGTGCTGACGCTGGCCACCGCACCGATCATCCTGGCCAGGGGCGCGGATTTCTACAAAAACTACGGCATGGGCCGGTCCACCGGGACCCAGGCCTTCCAGCTTGCAGGCAACATCAAACGCGGCGGCCTTGTCGAGAAAGCTTTCGGTGTCACGATCCGCGAACTGATCGAAGGCTATGGTGAAGGGACCGCCAGCGGTCGTCCCTTCCGAACCGCACAGTTGGGCGGACCTTTGGGCGCTTATGTCTCCGACGATATGTTGGACCTGCCCATGGATTACGAAACCCTGGCCCAGAACAAGGCCATGCTGGGTCATGGCGGGATCACCGTCTTCGACGAGACGGTAGATATGGCAGAGATGGCACGTTTTGCCTTTGAATTCTGCCAGATCGAAAGCTGTGGCAAATGCACGCCCTGCCGGATCGGCGCGGTGCGTGGCCGCGAAACCGTGGAAAAGGTCCTGCGTGGCGAGGATGTCGCCCGCAACATCGCGTTGATTGAAGACCTCTGTGAAGTGATGACCGACGGGTCGCTCTGCGCCATGGGAGGACTGACCCCCATGCCGGTCCTGTCCGCCCTTCGCCTGTTCCCCCAGGATTTTGACCGCGCCCCGGCGCTGGCCGCCGAATAA
- the fdhD gene encoding formate dehydrogenase accessory sulfurtransferase FdhD, with amino-acid sequence MPRSEAIRRPDPVGAAATSRHAAGVAVNPAGMRRSEWQVAEEVPLAILLNGEDFAVMMVTPADLEDFVLGFALTEGLVGTTDDIRKLSVTRASDGYMANVSLDPQKVEKADGRRRRLAGRSGCGVCGAQSLAAAITKPRRVRGSLPETKAIHAAFAGFSDRQVMRRENHSTHAAALCGQDGRILLIREDIGRHNALDKLAGAVARGDFDVTQSFVLLSSRVSYEMVQKSAAMGVPLVAAASAPSALSLRVAKAADLTLVVKARDSLMYFHPKDFSESAQ; translated from the coding sequence ATGCCGCGGAGTGAAGCGATACGCCGTCCCGATCCTGTCGGGGCGGCGGCCACCTCACGCCATGCCGCCGGCGTCGCCGTTAATCCTGCGGGGATGCGCCGATCCGAATGGCAGGTAGCGGAAGAAGTCCCGCTCGCCATCCTTCTGAATGGTGAAGATTTCGCCGTGATGATGGTGACGCCTGCGGATCTGGAGGATTTCGTCCTCGGCTTTGCCCTGACGGAAGGTCTCGTCGGAACCACGGACGACATCCGTAAACTGTCTGTCACGCGGGCCTCCGACGGCTATATGGCGAATGTATCCCTGGACCCGCAGAAGGTGGAGAAGGCCGATGGTCGCCGACGCCGCCTCGCCGGACGGTCCGGTTGTGGTGTCTGTGGGGCGCAGAGCCTGGCCGCCGCCATAACCAAACCCCGAAGGGTCCGGGGCAGCCTGCCGGAGACAAAGGCAATCCATGCCGCTTTCGCCGGTTTCTCGGACCGTCAGGTCATGCGGCGCGAAAACCATTCGACCCATGCCGCGGCCCTGTGCGGACAGGACGGTCGCATCCTGTTGATCCGCGAAGATATCGGGCGGCACAATGCCCTGGATAAACTGGCCGGTGCCGTTGCCAGGGGTGATTTCGACGTCACCCAAAGCTTTGTTCTGCTTTCCAGCAGGGTCAGCTATGAAATGGTTCAGAAATCCGCTGCCATGGGCGTGCCGCTTGTCGCTGCCGCGTCGGCACCCAGCGCCCTGTCCCTGCGCGTGGCCAAGGCCGCCGACCTGACCCTTGTCGTGAAAGCCCGCGACAGCCTGATGTATTTTCACCCAAAAGATTTTTCGGAGTCCGCCCAATGA
- a CDS encoding NmrA family NAD(P)-binding protein: protein MTTIAILGAKGRIGLAAARAFLNNGYTVIAVTRDGTIATDLQSVETRMADATDRQALVRATEGADIIFNGLNPPYTDWAQHALPIARNVIAAAKAHGATHLFPGNVYNYGHAIPPVVRETSPFSPSTRKGAIRIEMEALFAEAAVLDSVQTVILRAGDFFGGSRGTWFDLVITAKLAKGVFTWPGPLSLPHAWAYVPDLADAFVALADKRASLNKFDQFLFPGHTMSGDQMRGHIETSLNRRLKLAGVPWTMLKMGGLFVPMWREIHEMAYLWSAPHRLDGSGLQAAIGPLPHRPEEDAIRLALADLGLLNIRNAA from the coding sequence ATGACCACCATCGCCATCCTCGGCGCAAAGGGCCGCATTGGACTGGCCGCCGCCCGCGCCTTTCTCAACAATGGCTACACCGTTATTGCGGTCACCCGCGACGGCACCATCGCGACCGACCTGCAATCCGTCGAAACGCGCATGGCCGATGCAACGGACCGGCAGGCGCTGGTCCGGGCAACGGAAGGCGCGGATATCATTTTCAACGGCCTCAATCCGCCCTACACCGATTGGGCGCAACATGCCCTGCCGATCGCCCGCAACGTCATTGCCGCAGCCAAAGCCCACGGGGCCACGCATCTGTTTCCCGGCAATGTCTACAATTATGGACATGCGATCCCGCCGGTGGTCCGTGAAACATCGCCCTTCTCACCCTCCACACGCAAGGGCGCCATCCGCATTGAAATGGAAGCGCTGTTCGCAGAGGCCGCTGTCCTCGACAGCGTACAGACCGTGATCCTGCGGGCCGGAGATTTCTTTGGCGGCAGTCGGGGAACCTGGTTCGATCTCGTCATTACAGCCAAGCTGGCCAAGGGTGTTTTCACTTGGCCGGGACCACTGTCGCTTCCCCATGCCTGGGCCTATGTGCCCGACCTGGCAGACGCCTTCGTCGCCCTGGCAGACAAACGTGCAAGCCTGAACAAATTCGACCAGTTTCTTTTTCCCGGTCACACAATGTCGGGCGACCAGATGCGCGGCCATATCGAGACTTCGCTAAACCGCAGATTGAAACTGGCAGGGGTGCCCTGGACCATGCTGAAAATGGGCGGGCTGTTCGTGCCGATGTGGCGGGAAATTCATGAGATGGCCTATCTGTGGTCCGCACCGCACCGGCTCGACGGGTCCGGACTGCAGGCGGCAATCGGCCCGTTACCGCACAGGCCGGAAGAGGATGCCATCCGCCTGGCGCTTGCCGACCTGGGCCTGTTGAACATCCGCAACGCAGCCTGA
- a CDS encoding LysR family transcriptional regulator, which translates to MDWNLVKSFVAVAETGSLSAAARRLGASQPTIGRHVAELEATLRLVLFQRGRRGYLLTGDGAKLLEDARRMQAHADTIQRLAVGHSRQLEGTVRITASEVIGALVLPKIIAALRREVPGIQVEVVASDRVDNLLRRDADIAIRMVRPDQLDLVTRHVADIPLVACAASDYVERHGRPVQKEDLLDHDVLGMDRNGVMIDGFAAMGVPVTRDFFALRSDSSMVLWEAVKAGAGIGFAQMPLVRQTPGLVAFLEDLALPALPVWLTMHADLQQNPRMRFVNDYLFRALRAYAQG; encoded by the coding sequence TTGGACTGGAACCTGGTGAAGAGCTTTGTTGCGGTGGCGGAAACGGGAAGCCTCTCGGCGGCGGCCCGTCGGCTGGGTGCAAGTCAGCCCACCATAGGGCGGCATGTGGCGGAACTCGAAGCGACCCTGCGGCTGGTCTTATTCCAACGGGGACGGCGCGGCTATTTGCTGACCGGCGACGGGGCGAAACTTCTGGAAGATGCACGGCGGATGCAGGCCCATGCGGATACGATCCAACGTCTCGCCGTAGGTCACTCCCGGCAGTTGGAGGGAACAGTCCGTATTACCGCCAGCGAGGTGATTGGTGCGCTCGTCCTGCCAAAGATTATCGCCGCCCTGCGCCGGGAAGTCCCCGGTATCCAGGTGGAGGTGGTTGCAAGTGACAGGGTTGATAATCTGCTGCGTCGTGATGCGGATATCGCCATTCGCATGGTGCGCCCCGATCAGTTGGACCTTGTAACGCGGCATGTGGCCGACATTCCGCTGGTTGCCTGTGCGGCTTCAGACTATGTGGAACGCCATGGCAGGCCGGTGCAAAAGGAAGATCTGCTCGACCACGATGTCCTCGGCATGGACCGAAATGGCGTAATGATTGACGGCTTTGCCGCGATGGGGGTTCCGGTCACCCGTGACTTCTTTGCGCTACGCTCCGATTCCAGCATGGTGCTTTGGGAGGCGGTCAAGGCCGGTGCGGGCATCGGTTTTGCCCAGATGCCGCTTGTAAGGCAGACGCCCGGGCTGGTTGCCTTTCTGGAAGATTTGGCCCTGCCTGCCTTGCCGGTCTGGTTGACCATGCACGCGGACCTTCAACAGAACCCGCGCATGCGCTTCGTCAACGATTATCTCTTCAGGGCGTTGCGCGCCTATGCGCAGGGCTAA
- a CDS encoding phytanoyl-CoA dioxygenase family protein, whose amino-acid sequence MPHSLITPDHIERYQRDGVVLIKGLFRDYVETLRLGVEANMAAPGPYAAENLKPGETGRFFDDYCNWQRIPEFEDVIRNSPAAEVAADLMQSKSAQIFHDHVLVKEPGTSKPTPWHQDAPYYFVDGRQTVSFWSPLDPVKEASLRCVAGSHLWDKPVLPTRWLSEENFYPDEDAYIPVPDPDADGMTILEWEMEPGDAVAFNYGILHGARGNERATRRRAFSLRLVGDDARYIERPGRTSPPFPGHDMKPGQRLREDWFPVVFRR is encoded by the coding sequence ATGCCACATAGCCTCATCACCCCGGACCATATCGAACGCTATCAACGCGATGGCGTTGTCCTGATCAAGGGTCTCTTCCGGGATTATGTGGAAACGTTGCGCCTTGGCGTTGAGGCCAATATGGCCGCCCCCGGTCCCTATGCCGCTGAAAACCTGAAGCCGGGTGAAACAGGCCGCTTTTTCGACGACTATTGCAACTGGCAGCGCATACCGGAATTTGAGGATGTTATCCGCAACTCTCCCGCCGCCGAAGTTGCCGCCGACCTGATGCAATCCAAGTCGGCGCAAATCTTCCACGACCATGTCCTGGTCAAGGAGCCGGGAACATCAAAGCCGACACCCTGGCATCAGGATGCACCCTATTATTTCGTGGACGGGCGGCAAACCGTCAGTTTCTGGTCTCCGCTTGACCCGGTGAAGGAAGCCTCGCTTCGTTGCGTGGCCGGGTCTCATCTGTGGGACAAGCCTGTGCTGCCAACCCGTTGGCTGTCGGAAGAAAACTTTTACCCTGATGAGGATGCCTATATCCCGGTGCCCGATCCGGATGCGGACGGCATGACAATCCTGGAATGGGAAATGGAGCCGGGCGATGCCGTGGCATTCAACTACGGTATTCTGCACGGTGCCCGAGGCAATGAACGCGCGACCCGCCGCCGTGCCTTTTCCTTGCGCCTGGTTGGTGACGATGCGCGCTATATTGAACGGCCAGGCCGTACGTCCCCACCTTTTCCGGGCCACGACATGAAACCGGGGCAACGCCTTCGCGAAGACTGGTTTCCGGTGGTTTTCCGGCGATAG
- a CDS encoding NAD(P)H-dependent oxidoreductase subunit E, which produces MTSMERDRMIDTAVGLCEKYRNEPALLLEILHDLQETVGYIPEETQPAIAKCLNLAKAEVHGVVSFYHDFRSAPDSNITVKVCRAEACQSMGANRLLEDILARNGLPKTGTSDKGVTIEEVYCLGNCALAPSAMIGERLMGRVTADRLQSAIEGVGA; this is translated from the coding sequence ATGACGTCTATGGAACGGGACCGTATGATCGATACGGCTGTGGGCCTGTGCGAAAAATACCGGAATGAGCCCGCACTATTACTGGAAATCCTCCACGACCTGCAGGAGACAGTGGGATACATCCCCGAGGAAACGCAGCCTGCAATCGCCAAATGCCTGAACCTTGCAAAGGCGGAAGTGCATGGCGTGGTCAGCTTCTATCACGACTTCCGAAGCGCGCCCGACAGTAACATCACCGTCAAGGTCTGCCGCGCCGAAGCCTGCCAGTCCATGGGGGCGAACCGTCTGCTGGAAGACATTCTGGCCCGCAACGGCCTGCCCAAGACCGGGACGTCCGATAAAGGCGTGACAATCGAAGAAGTTTATTGCCTCGGCAATTGCGCGCTGGCCCCGTCCGCCATGATTGGCGAGCGCCTGATGGGCCGTGTGACGGCTGATCGTCTGCAATCCGCAATCGAAGGGGTTGGCGCATGA
- the fdhF gene encoding formate dehydrogenase subunit alpha → MGILKEVDHGTAAGTGEPITLWVDDVEVTVPEGSSIMHAASQVDRPIPKLCATDSLDAWGSCRMCLVEVEGVKGTPSSCTTPVREGMRVTTQNARLEKIRKGVMELYISDHPLDCLTCPTNGDCELQDMAGTVGLRDVRYSMEGENHFDAASKGPIDISNPYFQYDASKCIVCSRCVRACEETQGTFALTIEGKGFDSRVSPGIQSDDFFASDCVSCGACVQACPTATLVEKSVVDHGIPSRSVVTTCAYCGVGCSFKAEMQGDQVIRMVPWKDGGANEGHSCVKGRFAFGYATHKDRQTEPMIRDKITDPWRKVSWDEAIAFASDRLKEIQAKYGQGSIGGITSSRCTNEEVYAVQKMIRAAFGTNNVDTCARVCHSPTGYGLKTTLGTSAGTQDFKSVEKADVILLIGANPTDAHPVFGSRMKKRLRAGAKAIVVDPRRIDLVQSPHIQAAHHIQMRPGTNVAVLNALAHVVVTEGLVDEAFVNDRCDMGEFDRWRNFVAEERNSPEALAEIIGTDAEELRKAARLYATGGNAAIYYGLGVTEHSQGSTTVMAMANLAMATGNLGREGVGINPLRGQNNVQGSCDMGSFPHEFPGYRHVADDAVRGLFEKDWGVELLAEPGLRIPNMFAAAVDGSFKGMFVQGEDIAQSDPNTAHVEEALRSLDCLIVQDLFLNETAAFAHVFLPGTSFLEKDGTFTNAERRLNRVRPVMKEQSGLSEWEAVCRLAQAMGYDMTYENPAEIMAEIARLTPTFAGVSHARLDAGESLQWPVNDANPDGSPTMHVGGFVRGKGLFMVTEYVPTDERSTRLYPLLLTTGRILSQYNVGAQTRRTENNMWHPEDILEIHPFDAEERGIADGDMVSLASRMGATTLRAQVSERMPQGVVYTTFHHPLTGANVITTDNSDWATNCPEYKVTAVQITRSNQPSSWQEEREDIARKNYRIDIHAAE, encoded by the coding sequence ATGGGTATCCTGAAAGAAGTCGATCACGGCACTGCGGCTGGCACCGGTGAACCCATCACCCTTTGGGTTGACGATGTGGAAGTCACCGTGCCGGAAGGCAGCTCCATCATGCATGCCGCCTCTCAGGTGGACCGCCCGATCCCGAAACTTTGCGCCACCGACAGCCTGGACGCCTGGGGCAGTTGCCGCATGTGTCTGGTTGAGGTCGAAGGCGTCAAAGGCACGCCGTCTTCCTGCACCACGCCGGTGCGTGAAGGCATGCGGGTGACCACCCAGAACGCACGGCTGGAAAAAATCCGCAAAGGCGTGATGGAACTTTATATCTCCGACCATCCGCTGGACTGTCTGACCTGCCCGACCAATGGCGACTGCGAATTGCAGGATATGGCGGGCACCGTGGGCCTGCGCGACGTGCGCTATAGTATGGAAGGGGAGAACCATTTCGATGCGGCCTCCAAAGGTCCCATCGATATCTCCAACCCCTATTTCCAGTATGATGCCTCCAAATGCATTGTCTGCTCCCGCTGTGTCCGCGCCTGTGAGGAAACTCAGGGAACCTTCGCACTCACCATCGAAGGCAAGGGTTTCGACAGCCGTGTTTCACCGGGTATCCAGTCGGATGATTTCTTTGCCTCCGACTGTGTGTCCTGCGGGGCCTGCGTCCAGGCCTGCCCGACAGCAACGCTGGTTGAGAAATCCGTGGTCGATCACGGCATCCCATCGCGCAGCGTCGTGACCACCTGCGCCTATTGCGGGGTTGGCTGTTCCTTCAAGGCGGAAATGCAGGGTGACCAGGTCATCCGCATGGTGCCCTGGAAGGACGGCGGCGCCAACGAGGGCCATTCCTGTGTGAAAGGCCGTTTTGCCTTTGGCTATGCCACCCACAAGGACCGCCAGACCGAACCGATGATCAGGGACAAGATCACCGATCCCTGGCGCAAGGTCAGCTGGGATGAGGCCATCGCCTTTGCCTCTGACAGGTTGAAAGAAATCCAGGCCAAATATGGCCAGGGTTCCATCGGCGGCATCACCTCGTCCCGCTGCACCAACGAGGAAGTCTACGCGGTGCAAAAGATGATCCGCGCCGCCTTTGGCACCAACAACGTGGATACCTGCGCCCGTGTCTGCCACTCACCGACCGGTTATGGTTTGAAGACCACGCTTGGCACCTCTGCCGGTACACAGGATTTCAAATCCGTCGAGAAGGCCGACGTGATCCTGTTGATCGGGGCCAACCCGACCGACGCCCATCCGGTATTCGGCAGCCGTATGAAAAAACGCCTGCGCGCCGGGGCCAAGGCCATCGTCGTCGACCCGCGCCGGATCGACCTCGTGCAATCCCCGCATATCCAGGCCGCGCACCATATCCAGATGCGTCCCGGCACCAATGTCGCTGTGTTGAATGCGCTTGCCCATGTAGTCGTCACCGAGGGTCTGGTCGACGAGGCATTTGTCAACGACCGCTGCGACATGGGTGAATTCGACCGCTGGCGGAATTTCGTTGCCGAAGAACGCAACAGCCCGGAAGCGCTGGCTGAAATCATCGGCACTGATGCAGAGGAACTGCGCAAGGCAGCGCGCCTTTACGCCACCGGCGGCAATGCGGCCATCTATTACGGGTTGGGTGTCACCGAACACAGTCAGGGTTCCACCACGGTCATGGCCATGGCGAACCTGGCGATGGCGACCGGTAACCTTGGCCGTGAAGGTGTCGGCATCAACCCGCTGCGCGGCCAGAATAACGTGCAGGGCTCCTGTGATATGGGCTCCTTCCCGCATGAATTCCCCGGCTATCGCCATGTGGCCGACGATGCGGTCCGTGGTCTGTTCGAGAAGGATTGGGGTGTGGAGCTGCTGGCAGAACCCGGCCTTCGTATTCCCAACATGTTCGCCGCCGCCGTCGACGGCAGCTTCAAGGGCATGTTCGTGCAGGGCGAGGACATCGCACAATCCGACCCGAACACCGCCCATGTGGAAGAGGCACTGCGGTCGCTGGACTGCCTGATCGTCCAGGACCTGTTCCTGAACGAAACGGCGGCCTTCGCCCATGTCTTCCTGCCCGGCACCTCCTTCCTGGAAAAAGACGGCACCTTCACCAATGCCGAACGCCGCCTGAACCGCGTGCGCCCGGTGATGAAGGAACAGTCCGGCCTCAGCGAATGGGAAGCCGTCTGCCGCCTGGCCCAGGCCATGGGCTATGACATGACCTATGAGAATCCGGCGGAAATCATGGCGGAAATCGCCCGACTGACGCCGACCTTCGCCGGTGTGAGCCATGCCCGCCTCGATGCCGGGGAAAGCCTGCAGTGGCCGGTCAACGACGCCAACCCCGATGGCTCCCCCACCATGCATGTGGGCGGCTTTGTCCGGGGCAAGGGCCTGTTCATGGTGACCGAATATGTGCCCACCGACGAACGCAGCACGCGGCTTTACCCGCTGTTGCTGACCACGGGCCGTATTCTCAGCCAGTATAATGTCGGCGCCCAGACCCGCCGGACGGAAAACAACATGTGGCATCCGGAGGATATTCTGGAAATCCATCCCTTCGACGCGGAAGAACGCGGCATTGCGGATGGGGACATGGTGTCTCTCGCCAGCCGCATGGGGGCAACAACCCTGCGGGCGCAAGTATCCGAACGGATGCCCCAGGGCGTGGTCTATACCACCTTCCACCATCCATTGACCGGGGCCAATGTGATCACCACGGATAATTCCGACTGGGCGACCAACTGTCCGGAATACAAGGTAACGGCGGTACAGATCACACGGTCCAACCAGCCATCCTCCTGGCAGGAGGAACGCGAGGATATCGCCCGCAAGAACTATCGGATTGATATCCATGCCGCGGAGTGA